GCCGAGCGAGAACGCCACACGCGGCAGATCACCAGGCAGCTGGAGACCATCACCGCGCTCTACGCCGGGGCGCGCCAACTGACGCGCAGCCTGGATGTCGACGAACTCGCCGGCGCCGTGGCCCGGGCCTACGTGGAGGTGTTCGGGGCGGACCTCGCCTTCGTCGGTGAGGCGTGCGCCGATGGCTCGATCCGGCCGACCGCCGTGGTGCCGATGCCGGAGCCCCTGCCGGACGACCTCGTGATCCGCTGGGACGACCCGCCCGAGGCGGCGGGCCCCGTCACCCGCGCGACGCGCATCGGTCGCCCGGTGATCGTCGCCGACTTGGCGGCCGAGCCCTCCGTCCAGCCGTGGCTGCGCCACCTGCGGGGGGTGGGGGCGCAGAGTCTGGGCGTCTTCCCCCTGATGAGCCGGGAGGCACCGGTGGGTGTCATCGTCCTCCTGAGCCGCCGCAGCGGGTTCTTCGCCACGGATCGGGTGGAGCTGTTCGAGGCATACGCGCACCAGGCCGCCGCGGCGCTGACCAACGCCCGCCTGCACGCCGAGACGCAGCGCCGGCTCCAGCGCCTGGACGCCCTGCGCACCGTGGACCTGGCCATCACCGGCAGTCTGGACCTGCGGGTCACGCTGGACGTCCTCCTGGAGCAGGTCACGCGCCAGCTCGGCGTAGACGCCGCCGACGTCCTCCTGCTTCAGCCGCAGCTGCAGGTCCTGGAGTTCGTCGCCGGCCGCGGGTTTCAAAGCCGCGCCCTGGAAGGGACACGCCTGCGCCTGGGCCAGGGATACGCCGGCCGTGCCGCCCTGGAACGCCGGGTCGTCCAGGTGCCGGACCTGCGGCTGGCGGACGAGGAGTTCGCCCGCGCGGATCTGGCTGCAGGCGAAGGGTTCGTCACCTACGCCGCCGCGCCGCTCGTGGCCAAGGGACAGGTCAAGGGGATCATGGAGGTGTTCCACCGGGCGCCGCTGACGCCGGATGCGGAGTGGCTGGGCTTCCTGGAGGCGCTGGCCGGCCAGGCGGCGATCGCCGTGGACAACGCCGCGCTCTTTGAGGGGCTGCAGCGCTCGAACCTCGAACTCACCCTGGCCTACGACACGACGCTGGAAGGCTGGTCGCGTGCCCTCGACTTGCGGGACAGGGAGACCGAAGGGCACACCCAGCGCGTCGTCGAGTTGACCCTGCGCCTGGCCCGGGCCATGGGCCTGAGGGAGGAGGAGCTGGTGCACGTCAGGCGCGGCGCCCTGCTGCACGATATCGGCAAGATGGGCATCCCCGACAGCATCCTGCACAAGCCCGGCCCGCTGACGGAGGCGGAGTGGGAGATCATGCGCCGCCATCCCGTCTACGCCTACGACCTGCTCTCGCCGATCGCCTACCTGCGTCCGGCCCTGGACATCCCCTACTGCCACCACGAGAAGTGGGACGGCACGGGCTACCCGCGGGGCCTGCAGGGCGAGCAGATCCCGCTGGCGGCGCGGATCTTCGCGGTCGTGGACGTGCTGGACGCCCTGACCTCCGACCGTCCCTATCGCCGGGCGTGGTCCAGGGAGCGGGCGCTGGCCTACATCCGCGAGCAGGCGGGAGCCCACTTCGATCCTGCTGTGGTCAACGCATTCTTCCGCCTGGTGGACGGCGAACCCGCCACCACCTCCTGAGGTCCGAGGGAGACTCCACCGACTGAAACTCCGCCCCATCGGGCAGATATGGTACGGCGGAGATCAACTTCTCCAAGGCCAAGGGCGCGGAGGGGTCTGCTCACGGTGGCGCCGTCGCTCACCCAGGTCGATCGCCTGCTGCGGGCGATCATCGACACCGAACCGGCATGCGTGAAGCTGCTGGCGCCGGACGGCACGGTCCTGGAGATGAACCGCGCCGGGCTGCAGATGGTGGACGCCGACTCCCGCGAGCAGGTCGTCGGCCGGTCGGTGCTCCCGCTGGTCGCACCCGAGTGCCGCGCGGCCTTCGAGGACCTCCAGGCCCGGGCGTTCCGGGGCGAGTCCGGGACGCTGGAGTTCGAAATGATCAGTCTCAGAGGCGTCCGGCGGCGGGTGGAGACCCACGTCACCCCCGTCCGGGACGACGGCGGTCGGGTCGAGGCCGCCCTGGCCATCACCCGGGACATCACGCGCCTGCGGCAGGCCCAGGCGGCGCTGCGGCGCGAGAGCGCCCTCCTCCATGCGGTGCTCGAGCACGGCACCGACGCCATCGTTCTCCTCGCCGCGGACGGCACGGTGCAGTACGCCAGCCCGTCCACCCGCCGCATCCTGGGTCACCCCCCCGAGGCCCTCGTCGGCGGCAGCATCCTGGATCTGGTGCATCCCGACGACCGCCTCCCGGCCAGGAGCGGGCTGCGGCGTCTGGCGGCGCGGGGCGGCACGACCGCCGGGCGGGTGCGGCTGCGGCGCGACGACGGCACCTGGGCCTGGGTGGAGGCGGTCGCCACCAACCTCCTGGACGAACCCGAGGTCGGCGCCATCGTCGTCAACTACCGGGACATCACCGACCGGCAGCGGGCCGAG
This portion of the Armatimonadota bacterium genome encodes:
- a CDS encoding GAF domain-containing protein; amino-acid sequence: MRAFALPLRGLTGLRTRLLLLLLLLLIPMSGLMYYGNLQEDRILERRTFEEVQRLAQHFADQQALFVDQTRYFLINLAHSEAVRRPTADCNEVLARHLREVGLYANLGLAAPDGRIVCSALPFAPGVTIADRQYFREALRSGGFAIGGYQIGRITGRATVNFGLPVRGADGSITGIVFAALSLDWLNRAVGATGLPDGSTLTVVDHNGRILVRHPDPERWVGKAYPDAPLVQAALAEGRGVARVRGIDGTTRLYGFVPIEEPAARALVIAVGIPVTSVFAEQHVIFGRTLAGVLGLSALLLFAAWLVVGRLVIQPVDALVRATERIRSGDYTARTGLERISGELGSVAAAFDLMAADLQRREAERERHTRQITRQLETITALYAGARQLTRSLDVDELAGAVARAYVEVFGADLAFVGEACADGSIRPTAVVPMPEPLPDDLVIRWDDPPEAAGPVTRATRIGRPVIVADLAAEPSVQPWLRHLRGVGAQSLGVFPLMSREAPVGVIVLLSRRSGFFATDRVELFEAYAHQAAAALTNARLHAETQRRLQRLDALRTVDLAITGSLDLRVTLDVLLEQVTRQLGVDAADVLLLQPQLQVLEFVAGRGFQSRALEGTRLRLGQGYAGRAALERRVVQVPDLRLADEEFARADLAAGEGFVTYAAAPLVAKGQVKGIMEVFHRAPLTPDAEWLGFLEALAGQAAIAVDNAALFEGLQRSNLELTLAYDTTLEGWSRALDLRDRETEGHTQRVVELTLRLARAMGLREEELVHVRRGALLHDIGKMGIPDSILHKPGPLTEAEWEIMRRHPVYAYDLLSPIAYLRPALDIPYCHHEKWDGTGYPRGLQGEQIPLAARIFAVVDVLDALTSDRPYRRAWSRERALAYIREQAGAHFDPAVVNAFFRLVDGEPATTS